The genomic stretch GCATCTTAAAAGTCCTCAAATGCACACGTGCATTAAAGAATCTATCCACGAATTTTGAAATACAAATGAGCCAAAACAAAAACCCTGGAGGAGAGGGAGCACAgtgctcatttcacgtcagggGGCCACGTGCTTTCAAATGGGATGATTGGAGTACGTactgatctgctggccagatcaaccACTTTCTGGCCCAAATAAGCCCACCATGGGCGGAGATGCTCTCCTGAGGCACGCTTTCTTGGTTTCGGCTCGTTTTCCAAAAAGGTTGTTCGGCTTTCAACAAGGATCGTCTCCCACTCTACTATCTCCCTGTTGCCTGAAATTCCCTAATGAAACTGTTAATTGTAGGTAGTTAGTTATTTTGTCGTTACATACTCTCTTAAAGTGATttggacactttcatagatgcggttcgttacatcatggacgcattgtagtgcacgccagaatactgaggaCAAAATTCCATCCATCCATCTGTTGTACTTTGAGAGGTACAGGCCCTCGAacgcactcccgagcaaagcacAGGGCTCAGAGTTGCTTCAATTCCCATTGGCAGCTGTAAACACACCACTTCGCACTGCCTCACTGGCGTGAGAGTTGCACGAGTTTTGGTATTCACCGTACCCCCTATGCAGTGAAACTTTCGATGCATGTCCACAGCGATGAAAAGAGCCGTGTTTTGAGGCCCAAACGCATGGAGCATTTTTCCGACATTTTcagtacgtgtgtgtgtgtgacctcgGAGAAACCAGTTTTTCAATGCGCGCAGAGGGTGTACgtcggaatctgtcgactacagatattcgcgcgcgtctgggcaCGTTTTCTGAGAAGTTGACAGAACGATGGCCGCCGTGCGGGAGACAAGGTTGCGTATGAGTATCTCGCATAAAGTTTTGGGACGTTATCCACCCCACTAAATTTACTTGTACATTTTAATGATATCTGGAATGAATGAAAGCAGGAATCACAAGAAGAAGAGCATCGGCACGTGCTAACAGACATTTGTGGTCGACAAATATAGCAACGGTAGCAGGCGTCACTCGCCCCGTGCATTTTGGGTGGTCGCCTCTCGGATGTTTCTTCGCAGCATGTACAAGGCCATGGCGCGCGCAATGTTTTGACGCTGGGAAAACGTCCCACGTGTTTCAGGCTTTACGTTTACTTGGGATAACCTTGGAAGACCTGTCGCAACTCCTTTAAAGGACGGCCTGGCCGCAAACTCAAGTGCAAAAACGACGTCTACGCTGCTTCCGTAGCTTtcttaataaaaattctgtaaaggattttttaaaaaagcccGCCTCGCAGTCTCTGGAAAATGGTATCCTCGTACATAGAACGACTTCTACAGCAACCTGCACCATTCCCACAGATGGCAGACATAATTTTACGAAAGTCACATTTATTGCAGTCATGCTATGATCTTTTAAAAGCAGCATCATTGGAACGAGAACTCCCAGCCGGCACTTCTTGTAGGAAATTTGGCCTACGTACAATCCACCAGCAAGAACTGGACACAGGTTGGTTGCGGTCCATAAATACAAAGTCCATTGGTAATGCCTTCAATTAAAATCACTTTGGTCGTCACAACCTCTTTAGCATACGCTTGCGGTCCTTATTCTGTGGCTGTTGTAACACTGCTTTATGCTTGGCAGGCCGCGCATGGATCTCAGTCATCATACGTGCACGCTGACAGTACTCCTGGTACCTGCGACAGAGAGAGAAGGAAGAAGTTAGATACGTCAGATGATTTGATGGTACAGGAATGGGAAAGAACACAGAAATTGGGCAGTGCATCTATTACATTTGTTTAGGACTGCATGAGAAGTAAGGTGCAGGCAATTATATTCCGCACCATTTGATCAAATGATATTGCCaaacatgttttttttattccagCAAAAAATTGTGCTGTGTTTACAATCAAGAAAAGCCAATCACGAAGTGACACGTATCAACCCTGCATAATTTTATGGGTCAGATTCTATTCCTGCCACACATTAAGTGGAAGAATGCAGAGGGTTGAGTCAAGTCACTTCGCAAAAGTAACAACGAAACACTGAAGCCTGCCTTTGCTtggtacaagctttcatgcagtagaTTGCGTTTCATCGGGTGTATAGCTTTGTTATTACTTCACACATTAAATAATTAATATCGCAAGGTCACTGCGGTTAATTCACATGGAGGCACGTTCTAGGAATATTTTGCGAGACAACCATTTTGTGGTGCACATTCTACTTGGCCGTGCAACGCAGCTGCTCTGGACCACAAATGGAATACTTCACTAGAATGTGAGGAATTGTCATTGCCACACACACCCACAGGGCCAAAACTCAACACTTGAGTCCAGAACAAACGTGAAAACGTCAAATGCTGGCACGAGCGTGATGTTCTGAAGTGCATATTGCTATACGTGTGCTATACCGTAGAAGTCGTTAAAAAGGAGGAGGGGAGTGGTGACCTACCAGCGCTAATCCCGGAACATGTTGACACCTTTGtctcttcagtggaaacgtcactcgaGGGTTTTATAGTGACAAATTCGGTGAGAAATcgtgtttaacccgaattggtcggaggccAGTTTGGGGGAAATAACCTGGCAGAATcaggtttaacccaaaaaggtCACTCCCTACATACAAGTGGTCAATGTGTCATGAAAGAATTTTCAAGTGGAAATGGTTACACAAGAGATAGTCAACACAATATGAGCTTGTATCCTTCAGGCAATAATCTCTAGAGGTATCCTTTCTAACACACCCATCTCACCATAAAATACCATAGAACTTAGAAAGAGcatgcaagctagctggtgtatgACCTTGGGAATCTGTCTTGTCCTCTTTCTTAATCCATTTTGTCCTTGTTCAGGAACGTCTCAAACTCAAGGAGATGCTACTGCCATCAtaactatagtcagtgacaatataagtcatacacttgaccccgcccccacacaagaatcgctcaGCGCGCACGTATGTAGTGTGGTGCGGCCAAGTGGGGgactcagggggggggggggggagagagagagagagagagagagctggcactacatcgcgaagcggggttgtcgtgcaaaggctggtagccaatcgcacgagccttccacggatgagtgggtggtcccaattgtaggacttaaaggagcatggaagtggacatttaacatgactcgaaaccctgcttcatctgtgaagctgtccacaaggagtcaccatgcaaaatattttcgctctaagcgtattgtcactgcgcaataaaattaaACAGTCAGGAAAAGCCGTCGCTGATGAGAGACAAGAGCCCCGCATGACGTAGAAATTGCTCAGGGCCttttttcttctcggctcacgcttatacagggtgttcaaaattaagctttcactagcactttataaataggcgaacaaaagaaaactggtgctacttttctgttccttgagtaaggaacaggtgctacataattagcagcacctgtttcttacacaagcagcgtaaagttatcatgcggtttcctgtcatcgctgtgcttgcgtagcgctcgtgaaagcttagttttgaacaccctgtacatgcttgagctgtgccttactggtcacgtgccggagccagtgatacgtcacgacgtcttctgCTTCGCAGATGCGCTCTTTCAATGTGGAGAGGGtttttgaaaggtgtgcggaaGAGAGCCTTGCACGCTCTGTGTAGGTTACCtgtgctcatcgttctttcgcaggagctcattttatttgttgcagaagacgtcgcagcaaaaaagcaaaagatattttgggggtcacttccatgctcctttaagttgtcactgactatagggCCCCCCTATAAATGCCTAAAAGTGCCAAAACGGAACATTTTCCAGTTTGCCTGGCCTTTTCTCGATTTCATTCCATATTCCAACTGCAATTTTTTAACCTTAACTTTTTTTTACCTTAGGCCCCCTTTGTCCACCTCTCATCTCTTATAATGTATATCTACACACAAACTTTAAGAACGAGGCTGTTACCTATGCTCCACTTTTCTTTACAAGAATGCTTCGATGCATGGGGCTGACCCCCGGTTCTGCCATTTCTACGCAGTTATTTTACCCATTAATTGTCCCCAAAACACCACAGTGAATCGTGTTTTCAGTATCCCAACAAGCCTTGAAGATTTGCAAATGCCAAGAAAGGTTGTGTCTTAATCCCTTCTTGTATCTGAATAGCTTCTACCTAACCAAAGTACCGAACAAAACCAAAGTGCCTCCAATTACCATAATAAAGGCAACCCACAGACGTGGATATATGATATGATatactgtatatacagggtgtcccgacTATAAATGCGAACGCATTCTTTAAAaattttccgagatgaaatcaattgcagtatagcatatgctgaagggcactccttaggaggacaTTAgaaaactcctaaggcaatgtcttaattaactttcaataattaaccttttaattgcaaaagctacgaagttgtcccagtgagaacatctggtctctTTGGTAACCTGATACTGGAGCAGTTGTCAGAACAATCTGTTCgacagatcgtccgcaaaaaaaaaaatagtgaaggaacaccatcttttctttattttgttcattgcacgtCTTCGGagatgcgtctttccttcaccccaaatATGGGAGGgtaaaagagcacactatcgccccttgcatcctggaaaaagattagcaagttaaagctcatcttcgacgcatgaggtggcactgtgctccttcaccctctcacattgggggcgaaggaGAGACGggtcttcgaagatgcgcaaccaacaataaggggaaaaaattgtgttccttcacgattttttttgcggacgatctatcaaaCCGATTTCTGTTCTGAAAACGACCCCGGTATCAGGTGGCCGAAGGGAGCAGATTTTCTCAttaggacaacttcgtagcttttataattaaaaacttaatgattgaaagttaattaagacatttgctaatgccctcctaaggagtgcccttcagcatatgatatattgcaaATGAtctcatctcggaaaaagtgatatatgtatatatatttttttaaagaatacgttcgcatttagctgggacaccctgtatatatcatATCATATATCCACGTCTGTGGGTTGCCTTTATTACGGTAATTGGAGGCACTTTGGTTTTGTTCGGTACTTTGGTTAGGTAGAAGCTATTCAGATACAAGAAGGGATTAAGACACAACCTTTCTTGGCATTTGCAAATCTTCAAGGCTTGTTGGGATACTAAAAACAAGATTCACTGTGGTGTTTTGGGGACAATTAATGGGTAAAATAACTGCGTAGAAGCGGTAGAACAGGGGTTAGCCTCGTGCATCGAAGCATTCTTGTATGAGAAGTTGAAGCTTTTATATTATCACATTTAAATGAACGCAAGCACCAGCATTGCATATCGTGAAAAGCAAAAGTGTAATACTTGTTCAAAACCACAAGACAGCAGCACGTAGCTAGACATATCATGAAGTCTATGCTGCCAGATCCACTTTAGCGACTAAGCTTTTAGTACACCCACAAAGAATGTTAAAGTGTATGTGCAAAATCGTGGCAAGACATATTGTGAGCCGCAATGCTGAGGCAACTTCACTTGGGGCTATCTATTTTTGATGCAAACAACAGCCCAGAATTTTTTTTAGTTGCAAAAGTGGATCAACAGGAACTAGCATTATTTGGGATAGTAAAGTGCACTAAATGGAACTGAATGCACAAGCATACTCTTGAAGCAACATCCTCCCAGCATCTTCATTGAGAGCAGACTCTGGGTTGGGTACAATGAGCAGGCACTTGATGGTGAGGAGGATCTGTCCAATTCCCACATCAGGCTTCCAGTCCTTCTTGAGCGTGTCCACACAGATCTCTCCCGAAGGTACTGCCACGTTTGGGTGGAAGATACGCGTCACAAAGAAGCCCCTCGGTGGCAATGCAGGGTACTCTTTAGGAAGCACCAGGCGCACTTTGAAGAGGCCCCCGGCATAGGGTGTTGCTGGAGGGCCCTCGATGGTGGCCTCCACCTGGGTGATGTCCTCTTCATTGAGGTGCACCCGAATGCCCTCTGGTGGGTTCTGCACCAGCTCGTGCAGCTCTTTCGATACCTTCTTCAGCACTTGCGGCGACACGTTTTCTACGTTGGAGCACTGCAACAAATAATATCCCGTTGGGTGAATTCTCTCAGGACCAGTGTAGCACTTCTAAACCAGACACGTTAGGTAACATTCGTCCGAACAATTTTTCAGCATGATTGTTTAGAAAGCAAAGTTCACTGAAATAAAATATGGCAAGGCTCAAACCACGCACTCTGACTGGCTCGTTTCAATGATGGCCATATTTCAGCAGTTCATGTTCACAGGCACCCTGAAGTACAGCACTGCACGGGTCGCATTCTTAGGCCGGGGCAGGGACCGAGCCCCaccttcctttgatttaccggcccgggcccggcttGACGGCTGCACACCTATCACGGCCCAAGAGGATTGTAAGTTTCTCATCCCAAGCCTGAGAAATTTACAGCCCACCTGTCCAGTCCTGGCTCAGTGTATGAGGCTGTACAAATTGACCATGGCTAACTAACAGAGGGGTGACACAGGCTCGAGACAGACCTAGGCCCGGCAATGTACGGGCCTGTGCCATAATGATCAAACCCGAGCCCAGCTCAGGCATGCAAAAAGAAAGCTTTACCCCGGCCCCGCCCACGGGCTCGGataagcccgtgcagtgctctaccttGAAGTTTGTGCTGTATTTGTCTGTTGTCTCTCTGCCTCGGAATCACTACTTTCCATCAAATTTAACTGGTTTCAAGAGAAATATACGTAAAATATAAGGACAATATTTTGTCTTTGTAAAATTCTCTGTCTACTTAGCCGTCAGAAGACATTATTCAATGGGCTgcaccaacgccacctagatagagaaagcctgcacattgcctcctctccctccttcgctacgttgacatatatagtcagaattcgtccgctactgcaattcaccgttctgcgaattcaagaacccgcgcaaatgattgcagctcacctggaacctgcagacctaaatagttagacaaaaagtgcaagccgctttccagaaaatcattTTTGAGAAAGATCGAGACGGTTTTGCGCGTTATTttcaagttttcccatttagtacgcggggacttTCAATCACAAcacgcagacgacggtggtccTTCTACATGCCCATGACCACTGAAAGCACGTTCATGATGGGCCGCAGCCGTTGAAAACACAATCCTGaatggctgactcttaattgttacgttaagtcgacgaccgcgcaggctttctgtatctaggtggtgttggctgcaCACATGTCTGCTTCACTTTCACCAAGACCATCGTGACTGCCCAGTTCAGCTGTACAGATGACAATGCTAAATCCACAATGATATGCCCTTTATGCAGGTTCATCAATTTTTAGTACACACATCAAATGCAGTGCAATAATAATTCCCAAATCCTAGCTCGTCATCAATGCAGGTAACTGACATCAGTGCTCAATTTCATACATAACAATACACTTGCATCCGTGAAAGTTGTTTTGCCCTTCTTCAACTACTTGCAAAGTCAAGGCTGACAAAAACTGTTCGCAAGTCAGGAATAGTCTTGAGAAGCAGGCACATTAACGGTATTCTGGGTGCGATATTCACACCCAGTAAATCGTGTTAATAAAAGGTAGTACCTGCATAGGGGCCTTGTTACTCTAGAGCTTTGCGGAGAAAAGGTTGTTCATCACGATTATGTTAACTTTCGTTTTGCTTTGCAAGATTGCGGTCGATGTCACGGTGCCACACTGTGAATTCTCCAGTCTAAGCATGCTCAATGTGTGGCAGAAAATCATTTTGTCACGCACGTTAAGCTTtgggacaaacgtttacggatCATAGCAGTGGCGCATTTTTCCATCGGAGCGGGCTCTTGTAGCTGCGAGGAAGAGATGGAATAAGAAATGGCTAGTCTATCAACCTCTCAGTAATTCGGTGTGTGTTCGCTCCTGTTTGCttctagggtgtcgctccaatgctGATTCACGACATCtcggtgttccgtgaacttttgtcccaagctgtaccaaggGAGCTACTGTGCAACCAGATGGCTATTCTCCGCGCTTCTACTTTCAAACTTCGCTCAGAGTATCGGCATATTTGCTGCTGAGTCTGAGCAGGCCGTTGTTGCGTAAACACTGATTCAGCGCTAACGAGCAGTCAGCCCGACATTTACAGCTTTCCGGCTAAGCGTTTGCAAAGCAGTTAGAACGTTTTGGTTTCCATACAACCAAGAGCACAATCTTGCTTCTCTTGGCGATGAGGCAGTGGTGCCGTGGTTTATATTTCTCAACCTATCTGTCACTTGAAGCCAATCATTCAATTATCCctgtaggcctaaatcgctccATCCATATGATGCAGTCCATGACATTTACTCATCCACTCTTGATTTCCAGACGAAAGAGAATGTATGCTCACCCTTGACATCCTGTGAAAGACCGTAAGAGGTCCACGAAGGCGAAAAACTAAAAAGGAAGAGGAAAGCCCAAGGAGACAGTCGAGTTCAACACCACAGTCAATAGAAGGCGGGAGAAAAACTCAAAATTGCCATTTTCAAATGCTTTGAATCTGGCCAATCAGAAACGAGCTAACCTCAACGGTTGTAATCATGGTTGCAAGCTGGTTGCAAGCCACTAGGCCCTAAATCTTacttaaaaaataagaaagctGGACCCCAGAGAATTTCTTGTATtaaaaaattttcaaaatgaaGTGCATATAcctaacgagaggatagagaggtagcaagcgagcataTATGTTCTGCGCGGTCTTGAGAAACGTCATCAGACTGAAACCGGAAGGGGAAGGCTGTGTTTCACGGTttcacgaatgggcatttgttcgtTACCTCCTATTAAAGAAAACTAGGACCCAAAGTCGCGCCTTTCagggaccaccgtaatcccctttCGGGCGCGTCCCTAGCTTCGCGCGTAGTTCTACCAACTTGGTGGCGCtgttgacgtcatttgtttgcaaacaaGCCCATGGGTCGAACCTGGTAAAACCTTCTTTTTGTTGGTCTGGACTGGGCTCCGGTTCTACCACTACGGACGCGGGCCTGTACATTGATTGGCCATGGGCGGACCATTGCCAAGCCAGGGCAGAtgcagaccctcggtttggggcaGTTTCCTTGTCGAAGCATGTAAACTGGGGAGGGTAGAGGGTAAAGTATTTATGTGTAACCTAGCGGTTTAGGGAAGAGGGCTATGCCCTCCCTCTCCCCCCTTCTTGGATTCTTCACGTCATAGAAATCGGGCGCGGGCTTCTTAGCGCTTCATTAAATCAATCTCAAGTTCTCAACAATGTTTGAATATCTAACACATCCAAAGACAAAGTGAGTGATAGAGGACAAAGTTGCAGCAAAGACAGAGTTGGCCGATTCCAGTGGAATCTGCCATGAAAATCAGCCAAAAACACAGCTGGGCTTCCAGTTTCGGGAGCTCACCAGTTTATTCACGAATTCTTTTGCTGGCACGAGGGGCAGAACTACTTCCAGAACTGCAACCTCTTTcactatcttttttttttgtaaattaaGATCTAACAAGTCTTGTTCCACTATGACCACCTTGACAACTAAGGTCAATGCCTACGGTTAGGTCCCGAGTCAGGATTAAGAGGGCGGGAGAGTTGCCTGCC from Ornithodoros turicata isolate Travis chromosome 4, ASM3712646v1, whole genome shotgun sequence encodes the following:
- the LOC135391566 gene encoding ubiquitin-conjugating enzyme E2 S-like, producing the protein MSRCSNVENVSPQVLKKVSKELHELVQNPPEGIRVHLNEEDITQVEATIEGPPATPYAGGLFKVRLVLPKEYPALPPRGFFVTRIFHPNVAVPSGEICVDTLKKDWKPDVGIGQILLTIKCLLIVPNPESALNEDAGRMLLQEYQEYCQRARMMTEIHARPAKHKAVLQQPQNKDRKRMLKRL